A region of candidate division WOR-3 bacterium DNA encodes the following proteins:
- a CDS encoding nucleotide pyrophosphohydrolase has product MTITEFQRRIRDIYFDKDSRRGRDGTFRWLVEETGELARALRKGDRLNLEEEFADVFAWLASLATLEGIDIEAACAKYAKGCPKCHMTPCGCPEPARE; this is encoded by the coding sequence TTGACAATCACCGAGTTCCAGCGGCGCATTCGTGACATATACTTCGACAAAGATAGCCGGCGTGGGAGGGACGGCACGTTTCGCTGGCTGGTCGAAGAAACCGGCGAACTCGCACGAGCCCTGCGCAAGGGTGACCGACTCAATCTTGAGGAGGAGTTCGCCGACGTCTTCGCGTGGCTTGCCAGCCTGGCCACCCTCGAAGGCATAGATATCGAGGCTGCCTGTGCTAAGTACGCGAAGGGCTGTCCCAAGTGCCACATGACGCCGTGTGGATGTCCCGAACCAGCCCGAGAATGA
- a CDS encoding Rne/Rng family ribonuclease: MKVKTKIVLTGNEWETRVAIIEDDRLVEFYIERAESQALVGRIYKGRVENVVKGLRGAFVNIGLRKNGFLPLVEIPEFDELDDEEGGKNGARPEPRTITLREGEEILVQVVKDAFAEKGARLTSFVSVPGRNLVYFPNAQRVGISRRISERRDRNRLRDAARRFKSPHAGLILRTAAGEATNEDLAAEFRALEATWEEVRRKAEIARSPSLLYEEPQIGVKLVRDLLGPNVEKMTVDSEERYREILDYMNRIAPHLKRKVELYNGEVPLLEQTGVEAELERVFQKRIWLKSGGFITIDQTEAMVAIDVNTGRSAKEEDPEKLIFATNLEAAAEIARQIRLRDLAGLLVLDFIDMEEVKNTEKVIAELKLQLSNDRAKADYSKMSRFGLLEMTRERTRPGMMYSMQETCPTCKGSGRVRSRAEIAMKIERAIVSKLPKLRGRKLRIVAAPALTDFLTTDWYDRLSEFAKRYELAIDVKIDYQLQPTDFKLLTEAL; the protein is encoded by the coding sequence ATGAAGGTTAAGACAAAGATCGTGCTCACCGGCAATGAATGGGAGACCCGGGTCGCCATCATTGAAGACGACCGGCTGGTCGAGTTCTACATCGAGCGGGCCGAATCCCAGGCCCTGGTCGGACGCATCTACAAGGGCCGGGTCGAGAACGTGGTCAAGGGCCTGAGAGGCGCGTTCGTCAACATCGGGCTGCGCAAGAACGGTTTCCTGCCGCTGGTGGAAATCCCCGAGTTCGACGAGCTCGATGATGAGGAAGGCGGCAAGAACGGGGCCCGGCCTGAGCCCCGCACCATCACCCTGCGCGAAGGCGAGGAGATCCTGGTACAGGTCGTCAAAGACGCGTTCGCCGAAAAGGGCGCGCGCCTGACGTCGTTCGTGTCCGTTCCCGGCCGGAACCTGGTCTATTTCCCCAATGCCCAGCGCGTGGGCATTTCGCGCCGCATCAGCGAACGCCGCGACCGCAATCGGCTGCGCGATGCCGCGCGCCGGTTCAAGTCGCCGCACGCGGGCCTTATCCTCCGCACCGCCGCGGGAGAGGCGACCAACGAGGACCTGGCGGCCGAGTTCCGGGCCCTGGAGGCGACCTGGGAGGAAGTCCGCCGCAAGGCCGAAATCGCCCGATCCCCTTCCCTGCTCTACGAGGAGCCGCAGATCGGGGTGAAACTCGTCCGGGACCTGCTCGGTCCCAACGTCGAGAAGATGACCGTCGACTCCGAGGAACGCTACCGGGAAATCCTCGACTACATGAACCGCATCGCCCCGCACCTGAAGAGGAAGGTCGAGCTCTACAACGGGGAGGTGCCGCTGCTGGAACAGACCGGTGTCGAGGCCGAACTCGAACGCGTGTTCCAGAAACGGATCTGGCTCAAGTCCGGCGGTTTCATCACCATTGACCAGACCGAGGCGATGGTCGCTATCGACGTGAACACCGGACGCTCGGCCAAGGAGGAGGACCCGGAGAAGCTGATCTTCGCCACCAACCTCGAAGCCGCAGCTGAAATCGCGCGGCAGATACGCCTGCGCGACCTCGCCGGCCTGCTCGTGCTGGACTTCATCGACATGGAGGAGGTGAAGAACACCGAGAAGGTGATCGCCGAACTCAAACTCCAGCTCTCCAACGACCGGGCCAAGGCCGACTACTCGAAGATGAGCCGGTTCGGTCTGCTGGAGATGACGCGCGAGCGCACGCGCCCGGGCATGATGTACTCGATGCAGGAAACCTGCCCAACCTGCAAGGGTTCGGGCCGGGTCCGTTCCCGCGCCGAGATTGCGATGAAGATCGAGCGCGCCATCGTCTCAAAGCTGCCCAAGCTGCGCGGCCGCAAGCTGCGGATTGTCGCAGCCCCGGCCCTGACCGACTTCCTCACCACCGACTGGTACGACCGCCTGAGCGAGTTCGCCAAGCGCTACGAATTGGCGATTGACGTGAAGATCGACTACCAGCTCCAGCCGACTGACTTCAAGCTGCTGACCGAAGCGCTGTGA
- the nrdR gene encoding transcriptional repressor NrdR, producing the protein MKCPLCGADDDRVLDSRPTREGSAVRRRRECLKCSNRFTTYEYVEKTPLMVVKRNGSREPFDRGKLLAGVVLACRKRPIGRDEMDKLVDAVETKLGEDYRLEVPSQELGDLVLERLAELDPVAYVRFASVYRQFDSPEHFVEELKNLRK; encoded by the coding sequence ATGAAGTGTCCACTCTGCGGAGCCGATGATGACCGGGTGCTGGATTCGCGGCCTACACGAGAGGGGTCTGCGGTCAGGAGAAGGCGCGAGTGCCTGAAGTGCAGCAACCGGTTCACGACCTACGAGTACGTCGAGAAGACGCCATTAATGGTCGTCAAGCGCAACGGAAGCAGGGAGCCGTTCGATCGAGGGAAGCTGCTGGCCGGCGTCGTTCTGGCCTGCCGCAAAAGGCCCATCGGCCGCGATGAGATGGACAAGCTGGTGGATGCAGTCGAGACAAAACTGGGGGAGGACTATCGCCTCGAGGTCCCTTCCCAGGAGCTCGGAGATCTGGTGCTGGAGCGTCTGGCTGAGCTCGACCCGGTTGCCTATGTGCGCTTCGCCTCGGTCTACCGCCAGTTCGACAGCCCGGAGCATTTCGTCGAGGAACTGAAGAACCTTAGGAAGTGA
- the nrdD gene encoding anaerobic ribonucleoside-triphosphate reductase codes for MPELEVKSGQAQDAIEPALPAIEYFRHVEKRTGEKVDFDLSKIRSAIFLAARSVGGEDRGLAEELAHKVCRHLRELRGEHVPKVEEVQDAVEKTLIENGHARTAKAFILYREKRARQRRGTNRDGIKKLLSGKKEATDLALFVQTTDATIAGWDRNRIARALVRETNLDAAEADKIALEVEGIVVNSGVKEVTSSLIRELVNSKLIERGLVEHYKRHARLGVPAYDVERMMLFKNRENANVPHNPEATNMTIAEWTLKQFALSMVFDQDVADAHTCGDIHLHDLGFVNRPYCSGQSLEYVKKFGLSLPNALSMARPARHPETLLAHMVKFSAALQGHFAGAIGWDAVNLFFAPFTEGMNDHDLHQLAQMLIFEYSQQNVARGGQAIFSDINLYWEVPAHFQDVEAIGPGGEYTGRKYGSYMKEAQRFVWAIFDVYKEGDAKGRPFFFPKPLVHITDRFFATPGWQDFLWHIADVAAEKGNTYFVFDRGNTAKISECCRLSFKLEKSDLCDALTPWKMRYCALQNVTLNLPRAAYVANHNDTKLFERLRRDLELAVKAHVQKKVFIEKLLALKDDGPLALLTMKQDGEEYLRMHRVTYLVGVLGLNELVQYHVGHELHGDDAAFRFGLKVMAFLNLECRRLSEQHGMRFVIEQTPAESTAYRMAKLDVRNYRDSALQTVKGSIEDGSAYYTNSTYLNVGHQLDPIDRVYREGKFHDMIEAGALTHVWLADARPPKEAIANFVLKTFHHTRNAQVAFSPEFTSCKKCQRTSRGLNDVCPYCGKTDVDFITRVTGYFSRVSSWNQGKRAELLDRYKDGFRPVG; via the coding sequence GTGCCAGAACTGGAAGTGAAGTCGGGGCAGGCGCAGGATGCAATTGAGCCGGCTCTGCCGGCGATAGAGTACTTCCGCCACGTTGAGAAGCGGACGGGCGAGAAGGTCGACTTCGACCTGAGCAAGATCAGGAGCGCCATCTTCCTGGCCGCCCGTTCGGTCGGCGGCGAGGACCGGGGTTTGGCCGAGGAGCTTGCGCACAAGGTCTGCCGACACTTGCGCGAGCTGCGCGGTGAGCACGTGCCCAAGGTGGAAGAGGTGCAGGATGCGGTCGAGAAGACGCTGATAGAGAACGGTCACGCGCGTACCGCCAAGGCCTTCATTCTCTACCGCGAGAAGCGCGCCCGGCAGCGCCGCGGCACCAATCGCGACGGTATCAAGAAGCTGCTCTCCGGCAAGAAGGAAGCGACGGACCTCGCCTTGTTCGTACAGACAACCGACGCAACGATTGCCGGGTGGGACCGGAACCGGATTGCCCGGGCGCTGGTGCGCGAGACGAACCTGGATGCGGCCGAGGCCGACAAAATCGCGCTCGAGGTCGAAGGCATCGTGGTCAATTCCGGAGTGAAAGAGGTAACGTCGTCGCTGATCCGGGAGTTGGTGAACTCGAAACTGATCGAGCGTGGCCTGGTTGAGCACTACAAACGCCACGCCCGTCTCGGTGTGCCGGCATACGACGTGGAGCGGATGATGCTGTTCAAGAATCGCGAGAACGCCAACGTGCCGCACAACCCCGAAGCGACGAATATGACCATCGCCGAGTGGACGCTCAAGCAGTTCGCGCTCTCGATGGTCTTCGACCAGGACGTGGCCGACGCGCACACCTGCGGCGATATCCACCTGCACGACCTCGGGTTCGTGAACCGGCCGTACTGCTCCGGCCAGTCGCTCGAGTACGTTAAGAAGTTCGGCCTGTCGCTGCCCAACGCGCTGTCGATGGCGCGCCCGGCCAGGCACCCGGAGACGCTGCTCGCGCACATGGTGAAGTTCTCGGCTGCCCTGCAGGGCCACTTCGCGGGCGCCATCGGCTGGGATGCCGTCAACCTCTTCTTCGCTCCGTTCACCGAGGGGATGAACGACCACGACCTGCACCAGCTCGCCCAGATGCTGATATTCGAGTACTCCCAGCAGAACGTGGCCCGCGGCGGGCAGGCCATCTTCTCCGACATTAACCTGTACTGGGAAGTACCGGCTCATTTCCAGGACGTCGAGGCCATCGGCCCGGGAGGCGAGTATACCGGCCGGAAGTACGGCAGCTACATGAAGGAGGCGCAGCGCTTCGTCTGGGCGATTTTCGACGTGTACAAGGAAGGCGACGCCAAGGGCAGGCCGTTCTTCTTCCCGAAGCCGCTCGTGCACATCACCGATCGCTTCTTCGCCACACCGGGCTGGCAGGACTTCCTGTGGCACATAGCGGACGTGGCCGCGGAGAAGGGCAATACCTACTTCGTCTTCGACCGGGGCAACACCGCGAAGATCAGCGAGTGCTGCCGCTTGTCGTTCAAGCTCGAGAAGTCGGATCTGTGCGACGCGCTGACGCCCTGGAAGATGCGCTACTGCGCCTTGCAGAACGTCACCCTGAACCTGCCGCGCGCGGCCTACGTCGCGAACCACAACGACACCAAGTTGTTCGAGCGGCTGCGCCGCGACCTCGAGCTCGCGGTCAAGGCCCACGTGCAGAAGAAGGTGTTCATCGAGAAACTGCTCGCGCTCAAGGACGACGGGCCGCTCGCGCTGCTGACCATGAAGCAGGACGGTGAGGAGTACCTGCGCATGCACCGGGTGACCTATCTCGTGGGCGTGCTGGGACTGAACGAACTCGTGCAGTACCACGTGGGTCACGAGCTGCACGGAGACGATGCGGCGTTCCGGTTCGGCCTGAAGGTAATGGCCTTCCTGAACCTCGAATGCCGGCGACTCTCCGAGCAGCACGGGATGCGGTTTGTGATCGAGCAGACTCCGGCCGAGTCAACCGCGTACCGGATGGCGAAGCTCGATGTCCGCAACTACCGGGACAGCGCCCTGCAGACCGTCAAAGGCAGCATCGAAGACGGTTCGGCCTACTACACGAACTCGACCTACCTCAATGTCGGCCACCAGCTGGACCCGATCGACCGCGTGTACCGCGAGGGCAAGTTCCACGACATGATCGAGGCCGGGGCCCTGACCCACGTCTGGCTGGCAGACGCGCGGCCGCCCAAAGAGGCGATTGCCAACTTCGTGCTCAAGACCTTCCACCATACGCGCAACGCCCAGGTCGCGTTCTCTCCCGAGTTCACGTCCTGCAAGAAATGCCAGCGGACCAGCCGGGGCCTGAACGACGTCTGTCCGTACTGCGGCAAGACGGACGTTGATTTCATCACCCGCGTGACCGGCTACTTCTCGCGGGTCTCGAGCTGGAACCAGGGCAAGCGGGCGGAACTCCTCGACCGGTACAAGGACGGATTCAGACCGGTTGGATAG
- the thiL gene encoding thiamine-phosphate kinase translates to MSHHMFSEDELVRVIQRTVKSRGRVRLGIGDDAAVLRDGTVITTDAYAEGVHFDLSYMTLRQVGERCACGAISDVVAMAAEPEAVFVSLSLPRRARSHASRALRQSRVLSVKEQVIQLYSGIESVCAKLGCEVAGGDTIVADQLLLALTVTGRTRAPRLRSGARPGDRLYVTGHVGSAEAGRLVLADELRCQKPETRSQNPEGGRRMADGRWRAAKGDWRLPLVNRHLCPLPRLTVARALKSRLHGLIDTSDGLATDARHLSDTSKVRIVLDADALPVLPAVKRYCAERAWDPLDFVLGAGEDYELLFSGRRPMPSTESGVKITEIGSVDRGQGLWIRRDGGILPVTATGYDHLSVDHTGKTC, encoded by the coding sequence GTGTCCCATCACATGTTCTCCGAAGACGAACTGGTTCGCGTGATTCAGCGGACGGTGAAGAGCCGTGGCAGAGTCAGGCTCGGGATCGGCGACGACGCGGCCGTGTTGAGGGACGGGACCGTGATCACGACGGACGCGTACGCCGAAGGCGTACACTTCGACCTTTCGTACATGACCTTGCGCCAGGTCGGCGAGAGATGCGCGTGCGGGGCGATCTCGGACGTGGTGGCCATGGCGGCGGAACCCGAGGCGGTGTTTGTTTCTCTCTCTCTGCCGCGACGCGCGCGCAGTCACGCGTCTCGCGCGCTGCGACAGTCCCGGGTCTTGAGCGTGAAGGAACAGGTTATCCAGCTGTACTCCGGCATCGAGAGCGTCTGTGCGAAGCTGGGATGCGAGGTGGCCGGGGGCGACACAATCGTTGCAGACCAGTTGTTGCTGGCTCTGACTGTGACCGGGAGGACACGCGCGCCCAGGCTGCGATCGGGTGCCAGGCCGGGAGATCGCCTTTACGTAACGGGTCACGTGGGAAGCGCGGAGGCGGGGAGGTTAGTCCTGGCGGACGAACTCAGATGTCAGAAGCCAGAAACCAGAAGCCAGAATCCCGAAGGCGGAAGGCGGATGGCGGATGGCAGATGGCGAGCGGCCAAGGGTGACTGGCGTCTACCCTTGGTCAATCGGCACCTCTGTCCGCTGCCCCGACTGACAGTGGCCAGAGCGTTGAAGTCGCGCCTTCACGGGTTGATTGACACGTCGGATGGGCTTGCCACCGACGCGCGGCACTTGAGCGACACGAGCAAGGTGCGCATTGTGTTGGATGCGGACGCCCTGCCGGTTCTTCCCGCCGTGAAGAGGTACTGCGCCGAGCGAGCATGGGACCCTCTGGATTTTGTACTGGGGGCTGGGGAGGACTACGAACTGCTTTTCAGCGGCCGCCGTCCCATGCCCAGCACAGAAAGTGGCGTCAAGATTACGGAGATCGGCAGCGTCGATAGGGGGCAGGGATTGTGGATAAGGCGCGACGGTGGAATCCTGCCTGTAACGGCCACCGGGTACGATCACCTGAGTGTTGATCACACCGGGAAAACCTGTTGA
- a CDS encoding DUF167 domain-containing protein, producing MRLRIRVKPGAREEKVSREPDGSLLVSVTARAQEGKANEAVVKAVASFLRIPKSQVRIRSGLASRAKLLEVPDPPGPTLPNIG from the coding sequence ATGCGCCTCCGCATCAGAGTCAAACCGGGCGCGCGCGAAGAGAAAGTGAGCAGGGAGCCGGACGGCTCCCTGCTCGTTTCAGTAACCGCCCGGGCTCAGGAAGGCAAGGCCAACGAGGCGGTGGTGAAGGCCGTGGCTTCGTTCCTCAGGATCCCGAAGTCACAGGTCAGGATTCGTTCCGGTCTTGCCAGCCGTGCCAAACTGCTCGAAGTCCCGGACCCGCCCGGCCCGACGCTGCCAAACATCGGCTAG